One Halostella limicola genomic window carries:
- a CDS encoding ABC transporter substrate-binding protein, whose translation MAKRRPYEQLPDSLKEAKRRQVLKSLGAVAAAGSLAGCSSGDDDSPDLAGRGSDDYGDTIELSIDAPRLQNIPDIMRDIGNHWEQELGITFNIETTSWGTYLDMIWIQQDYENVAWTFFGGSPERFDPQFFLSVHTPDNPQNVSNWTDPEYTELYQEYTRTFDEERRNEIVGEMQTMWHEDHASTVNICWPVDLFPYDAERWNLEPTTMIGAGAASTMTLITAEPQGDETSLIIGGEEVNQRPNVTAPTANAMDWLFRSVYDTCRRLSLDGEFINWAIENFEVIDETTIDLTLREGMEFHDGEPVTAEDLQFTFEFLSSYTFGKIDTHVQPIDSVSLETDLTARVHLEDPWANFTTNTLVYTWILPVHIWGDVPNQVDEPVNWSQEVGNNPPGDWAASGPLQVRSVSPERIELEAYDDHFSDYPQYDELIYQRQGSEEAVRSELVEGNIHAKLQVPSVSMANQAADQGDHIELIEEDSLLTQCYSFNVNNSPGDDLVFRKALRACTNANQMMQVHRRGHAVESDSTYIHPEHPLELGRDDLPTMPEMYDPENARQMLEDADYAWDDNGQLRYPSD comes from the coding sequence ATGGCAAAGAGACGCCCCTACGAGCAGCTCCCGGATTCCCTCAAGGAGGCGAAGCGTCGTCAGGTGCTAAAATCACTCGGTGCCGTGGCAGCGGCTGGTTCCCTAGCAGGGTGTTCGTCTGGAGACGACGATAGCCCCGACCTCGCGGGGCGAGGTAGCGACGACTACGGGGACACCATCGAACTAAGTATCGATGCCCCTCGCCTACAGAATATTCCCGATATCATGCGAGACATCGGTAACCACTGGGAGCAAGAACTCGGTATCACATTCAATATCGAAACGACTTCCTGGGGGACCTATCTTGACATGATTTGGATCCAACAAGACTATGAGAACGTCGCCTGGACGTTCTTCGGAGGTTCACCGGAACGGTTCGACCCGCAGTTCTTCCTTTCGGTACACACCCCTGATAACCCACAGAACGTCTCGAATTGGACTGATCCGGAATACACCGAGCTTTACCAAGAGTACACTCGCACGTTTGACGAAGAACGCCGGAACGAGATCGTCGGCGAAATGCAAACTATGTGGCACGAGGACCACGCCTCGACGGTCAACATTTGCTGGCCAGTTGATCTGTTTCCGTATGATGCCGAACGGTGGAACCTTGAACCGACGACGATGATCGGCGCTGGTGCCGCATCAACGATGACCCTTATCACAGCTGAACCACAGGGGGACGAAACATCTCTCATAATCGGTGGTGAGGAAGTAAACCAGCGTCCGAACGTTACCGCACCAACGGCAAACGCAATGGACTGGTTATTCCGATCGGTCTATGATACGTGTAGACGGTTGAGCTTGGACGGTGAATTCATAAACTGGGCTATCGAGAACTTCGAGGTCATCGACGAAACCACTATCGATCTCACACTCCGCGAAGGAATGGAGTTCCATGACGGGGAGCCAGTCACTGCAGAAGATTTACAGTTCACCTTCGAGTTCCTGAGTTCATACACGTTTGGGAAAATCGACACACACGTACAACCGATAGACAGCGTGAGTCTCGAAACGGATCTGACGGCGCGAGTACATCTTGAAGACCCGTGGGCGAACTTCACAACTAATACACTCGTTTACACGTGGATTCTACCAGTTCACATCTGGGGAGATGTACCGAATCAGGTCGATGAACCGGTTAACTGGAGTCAAGAGGTTGGCAATAATCCGCCCGGCGACTGGGCAGCAAGCGGACCCCTGCAGGTCCGAAGTGTTTCACCTGAGCGGATCGAACTCGAGGCCTACGACGATCACTTCAGTGATTATCCCCAATACGACGAGCTGATCTACCAACGCCAGGGAAGCGAGGAGGCCGTTCGCAGTGAACTGGTCGAAGGGAACATCCACGCGAAGCTACAGGTTCCATCAGTGTCCATGGCTAACCAGGCGGCAGACCAGGGGGATCATATCGAGTTGATCGAAGAGGACTCGCTGTTGACACAGTGTTATTCGTTTAATGTCAACAACTCACCGGGCGATGATTTGGTATTTAGAAAGGCCCTGAGAGCGTGTACTAATGCGAATCAGATGATGCAAGTCCATCGACGCGGACATGCTGTTGAAAGCGATTCCACGTATATCCACCCGGAACATCCGTTGGAACTCGGGAGAGACGACCTCCCGACAATGCCGGAGATGTATGATCCGGAAAACGCCAGGCAAATGCTTGAAGATGCCGACTACGCCTGGGATGATAATGGACAGCTCCGGTATCCGAGCGACTAG
- a CDS encoding MFS transporter — MRSNTVRAVFSRWSDRFTVLSLCVGSYFAVRFTQVLIGPVVPEITRTFDVSKGAIGVALTGMWVAYALFQLPSGVFADRFGERRLMLVALGTITCATLGLATAPTFQLFGLGVLALGIGAGIYYNPATALLAREFDEVGWAVGMHRTGGQVAGIAAPVAATVITVRYGWRAAIAVGFLLTVVAVILFAWQSTVGTPARPTASLSELFEPSNLLALLIRPHTRYTTLIATLVEFVGLASMAFLPTLFIEHSGFSSRRANLLFALFYATTALFQPLGGWLSGRIGRDETIAFQAIAGVLGYGVLVIGDRLIVAVPAVVLAGSAISSMPVIQSRMMDELSAADQGRGFGLFRTLYLLVGALGTTVMGSTVDVAGWETATGLLAALLAVVVLSLMPKIIDYDCR, encoded by the coding sequence ATGAGATCCAACACAGTCCGAGCCGTCTTTTCAAGATGGAGTGATCGTTTCACCGTCCTCTCGCTCTGTGTTGGGTCGTATTTCGCCGTTCGATTTACTCAGGTCCTCATAGGACCGGTCGTACCTGAAATCACGAGAACATTCGACGTCTCCAAGGGAGCAATCGGTGTAGCACTCACTGGGATGTGGGTCGCGTATGCGCTCTTTCAGCTACCGAGTGGAGTCTTCGCAGATCGGTTTGGGGAACGTCGGCTCATGCTCGTCGCGCTTGGGACCATTACTTGCGCGACGCTCGGACTAGCGACTGCACCGACGTTCCAACTGTTCGGTCTCGGCGTACTGGCTTTGGGAATCGGAGCGGGGATATACTATAACCCGGCGACGGCGCTGCTTGCTCGGGAGTTTGACGAGGTGGGATGGGCAGTTGGCATGCACCGGACCGGCGGGCAGGTCGCTGGGATAGCGGCTCCCGTTGCCGCGACGGTTATAACCGTTCGATACGGATGGCGGGCAGCGATCGCCGTCGGGTTCCTTCTCACTGTCGTCGCTGTCATCCTTTTTGCCTGGCAAAGTACAGTGGGCACTCCAGCCCGACCGACTGCCTCACTGAGTGAGTTATTCGAGCCATCCAACCTCCTGGCGTTGCTGATCCGTCCTCACACGCGGTATACTACTCTCATAGCTACGCTCGTGGAGTTCGTCGGTTTGGCCTCGATGGCGTTCTTACCAACCCTCTTTATCGAGCATTCCGGCTTCTCAAGCAGGAGGGCAAACCTGCTATTTGCGCTCTTCTACGCAACTACCGCTCTCTTCCAGCCGCTCGGTGGCTGGCTCTCTGGCCGCATTGGCCGCGACGAGACCATCGCCTTTCAGGCGATCGCCGGTGTCCTCGGCTATGGAGTGCTCGTCATCGGTGATAGGCTCATCGTTGCTGTTCCTGCCGTAGTGCTCGCTGGGAGTGCTATAAGTAGTATGCCGGTAATCCAATCACGGATGATGGACGAGTTATCGGCAGCGGACCAAGGACGAGGATTCGGTCTCTTTCGAACTCTCTACCTCCTGGTCGGTGCGCTGGGAACGACGGTAATGGGATCGACCGTTGATGTCGCTGGTTGGGAGACGGCAACTGGTCTCCTTGCGGCACTACTCGCAGTCGTCGTTCTCTCGCTCATGCCCAAGATAATCGACTACGACTGCCGATGA
- a CDS encoding ABC transporter permease yields the protein MLTAYSLGSRLGWRKGERIEQIGSYTLVAIRSLPHFVLGLFLLMIFSTWLDILPTGGMGPIETGRSSVQEMLLDPVFYKYLALPFLTAFLFFLADPFLLMRGNMINQKNQDYVDLLRLKGLPEGHVRNQAARNALLPLLTYATPAVAIAFGAQILIEIVFSWPGIGRELVESVHRNDYPVAQGAFFIIGFLVITTNLIVDLLYAYVDPRIRYD from the coding sequence ATGCTCACGGCCTACTCGTTGGGATCGCGATTAGGTTGGCGGAAAGGAGAACGGATCGAACAGATCGGCTCATACACGCTCGTGGCGATACGGTCGCTGCCACACTTCGTACTCGGACTGTTCCTCCTCATGATATTCTCTACATGGTTAGACATACTCCCGACTGGTGGCATGGGTCCTATTGAAACGGGACGATCATCGGTCCAAGAAATGTTGCTCGATCCGGTTTTCTACAAATATCTCGCGTTACCGTTTTTAACAGCATTCCTCTTCTTCCTCGCTGACCCGTTCCTCCTGATGCGGGGGAATATGATCAATCAGAAAAACCAAGACTACGTCGACCTGCTGCGGCTCAAAGGTCTTCCAGAAGGCCACGTTCGCAATCAGGCAGCCAGAAACGCGTTACTCCCCCTGTTGACGTACGCAACACCAGCTGTTGCTATCGCGTTTGGCGCCCAGATCCTGATTGAAATCGTGTTTTCGTGGCCAGGAATCGGCCGTGAACTGGTCGAATCGGTCCATAGAAACGACTATCCGGTCGCGCAGGGCGCATTTTTCATCATCGGGTTCCTTGTCATCACTACGAACCTCATCGTTGATCTCCTCTACGCCTACGTCGACCCGCGGATCAGATACGATTAG